A window of Castanea sativa cultivar Marrone di Chiusa Pesio chromosome 1, ASM4071231v1 contains these coding sequences:
- the LOC142642995 gene encoding peptidyl-prolyl cis-trans isomerase CYP28, chloroplastic yields the protein MTRSLTPQPILLSYHHHNHHPPPPPLHLNPIITRRSLLLSTTSLSITTTATPPPSLALASPPLDTTITDRIFMDFSLCPTTFLPNTNPTLSPDPSTPLCTESFLLGRLVLGLYGHLVPLTVSNFKSMCSSTSSSSYKNTLVHKIFPGQFFLAGRQGRRNKAEVRPPHDLPRNAEAVESKAFLLPHSRAGVVSLCLSENDDDEDIKLDPNYRNVEFLITTGPGPCPQLDSKNIVFGTVLEGLDIVAAIGSIPTYKPAERIRQFNDLAKFLGDERAQNARAIWNRPLKTVYISDCGELKVAKPSLSPTLP from the exons ATGACCCGCTCTTTAACACCCCAACCCATCCTCCTCTcctaccaccaccacaaccaccaccctcctcctcctcctctccaTCTCAACCCCATAATCACCCGCCGCTCCCTCCTCCTCTCCACCACTTCACTCTCCATCACCACCACTGCTACACCACCCCCCTCACTAGCCTTAGCCTCTCCTCCACTTGACACCACCATCACCGACCGTATCTTCATGGACTTCAGCCTCTGCCCCACCACTTTCCTCCCCAACACCAACCCAACTCTCTCCCCTGACCCCTCCACTCCTCTCTGCACCGAATCCTTCCTCTTAGGCCGCCTCGTTCTCGGCCTCTACGGCCACCTCGTCCCTCTCACTGTCTCCAACTTCAAGTCCATGTGTTCCTCCACTTCCTCTTCCTCATACAAGAACACCCTCGTCCACAAAATCTTTCCTGGTCAATTCTTCCTCGCTGGTCGCCAAGGCCGCCGTAACAAAGCTGAGGTTCGCCCACCTCATGACTTGCCTCGCAACGCTGAGGCTGTCGAGTCCAAAGCTTTCTTGCTCCCGCACTCGCGTGCTGGTGTTGTTTCGCTTTGTTTGTCtgagaatgatgatgatgaagatattAAGCTCGATCCAAATTACAGAAACGTTGAGTTCTTGATCACCACTGGACCTGGCCCCTGCCCTCAACTCGATAGCAAGAACATTGTTTTCGGGACCGTCCTTGAAG GTTTGGATATTGTGGCAGCCATAGGCTCTATCCCCACATACAAACCAGCGGAACGAATTCGCCAATTCAATGACTTGGCCAAATTTCTTGGAGATGAAAGAGCCCAAAATGCTCGTGCAATATGGAACAGGCCTCTTAAGACTGTATATATCAGTGACTGTGGAGAGCTCAAAGTGGCTAAGCCTTCCCTTTCTCCTACTCTGCCTTAA